From Thermanaerothrix sp., one genomic window encodes:
- a CDS encoding YbaK/EbsC family protein, translated as MACSPDAVELVESRLKEMGYGGRVFKSAETIHTVQDASRAVGVEEGRILKSILLMDRGELVLALMSGTNRLDLKKAAGLLGLKRIRMATYDEVVALTPFKPGGVPPVGYQFPIRALMDEDLFLYDVVWAAAGDDHSFFPVSPEELKGYTGASVGDIKK; from the coding sequence ATGGCATGTTCCCCCGATGCGGTGGAGCTCGTGGAGTCCAGGCTTAAGGAGATGGGGTATGGCGGAAGGGTCTTTAAGTCAGCGGAAACGATCCACACCGTGCAGGACGCCTCAAGGGCCGTTGGGGTGGAGGAGGGCAGGATCCTTAAGAGCATCCTCCTCATGGACCGGGGGGAGCTGGTGTTGGCACTTATGAGCGGCACTAACCGTTTGGACCTTAAGAAGGCCGCGGGGCTTTTGGGGCTCAAAAGGATTCGGATGGCCACTTACGATGAAGTGGTGGCCCTTACCCCCTTCAAGCCCGGAGGCGTGCCGCCGGTGGGGTATCAGTTCCCCATAAGGGCCCTCATGGACGAGGACCTGTTCCTTTACGATGTCGTCTGGGCTGCGGCGGGCGATGACCACTCTTTCTTCCCCGTGTCCCCGGAGGAGCTTAAGGGTTACACTGGAGCTTCGGTGGGGGATATAAAAAAATAA
- a CDS encoding asparaginase, with product MRSKKTALVFAGSPSLADLSSSDSLKATIGLPSEMGDLEVVEWSRQPSSHYTIRVTTDLLELLRSLVNEGFDGIAVASGTDVMEEMAYLVDLLWPYPQPVVFAGLGSPARHGSNEGVINLRQAVLSASSEECWGMGVTIFSRGELFAASEACKYYSHRGHDFAAPGMGPVGEVVQNRVYVNRIPKRPRVIDRPVVPAKDVEVLYASLGGGELVLGHLSRDESLKGLVLGGFGTGNVPPPWIPHLKNIIRRRVPVVITSRCQLGRVLPLYDFEGSAKRLIDMGAIDGGTLRPVQARLRLSVAVGAGMEEQQIREYMLS from the coding sequence ATGAGATCTAAAAAGACGGCACTGGTTTTCGCCGGAAGCCCATCTCTGGCGGACCTTTCATCATCGGATTCACTGAAGGCGACCATAGGCCTGCCTTCGGAGATGGGAGATCTGGAGGTAGTAGAGTGGAGCCGACAGCCCAGCAGCCACTACACCATACGGGTAACCACCGACCTGCTGGAGCTCTTAAGATCCCTGGTAAACGAGGGCTTCGACGGCATAGCGGTGGCGAGCGGCACCGACGTGATGGAGGAGATGGCCTACCTGGTGGACCTGCTTTGGCCGTATCCGCAGCCGGTGGTGTTCGCCGGGTTGGGGTCTCCGGCAAGGCACGGCAGCAACGAGGGAGTCATAAACCTGCGTCAGGCGGTTTTATCCGCCTCCTCCGAGGAGTGCTGGGGGATGGGGGTCACCATCTTCTCCCGAGGGGAGCTCTTCGCCGCCTCCGAGGCTTGTAAATACTACAGCCATCGGGGGCATGACTTCGCCGCTCCCGGCATGGGCCCGGTGGGCGAGGTGGTTCAAAACAGGGTGTACGTTAACAGGATACCCAAGAGGCCAAGGGTCATAGACAGACCGGTGGTACCCGCCAAGGACGTGGAGGTTCTCTACGCATCTTTGGGGGGCGGAGAGCTGGTGCTGGGACATCTATCCAGGGACGAATCCCTGAAGGGCCTGGTGCTTGGGGGCTTTGGGACCGGCAATGTGCCGCCCCCTTGGATACCGCACCTTAAGAACATAATCCGCCGCAGGGTCCCGGTGGTAATAACCTCCCGCTGCCAGTTGGGCAGGGTGCTGCCCCTTTACGATTTCGAAGGATCCGCCAAGAGGCTCATAGACATGGGGGCCATAGACGGCGGCACGCTAAGACCCGTCCAGGCTAGGCTCCGCCTGTCCGTGGCGGTGGGAGCCGGCATGGAGGAACAGCAGATAAGGGAGTACATGTTGAGCTAG
- a CDS encoding acylphosphatase: MDQPRGGVWVVDFQDEFSQREHVVARRVLVTGHVQGVGFRRFVQMKALAMGVRGFVRNVGLESVEALLVGKPSAVEALCGLIEQGPPWARVERFECREVPLEAVGEQEGFRVLPTVGEGE, encoded by the coding sequence GTGGATCAGCCCCGTGGAGGTGTTTGGGTGGTGGACTTCCAGGATGAGTTTTCCCAAAGGGAACATGTGGTGGCCCGGAGGGTTTTAGTTACCGGCCATGTCCAGGGCGTGGGGTTTAGACGGTTTGTTCAGATGAAGGCCCTGGCCATGGGGGTGAGAGGCTTTGTGAGGAACGTGGGACTTGAGTCGGTGGAGGCCCTGTTGGTTGGGAAGCCGTCGGCGGTGGAGGCCCTTTGCGGGCTGATTGAGCAGGGGCCCCCCTGGGCCCGGGTGGAGCGTTTCGAGTGCCGGGAGGTACCGTTGGAAGCCGTGGGGGAGCAGGAGGGCTTTCGGGTGCTTCCCACGGTTGGAGAGGGGGAGTGA
- a CDS encoding lactate utilization protein: MADLMSHKAKADEVLAEGVAQKLRGRGFQAWVVRDAQEALAKVLELVPEGASVGIPGSVTIRQIGLPEALDRRGNRVIHHWKEMTPEERKRVLVEEICADVFLSSVNALSQEGLIVNVDGTGNRVAGISFGPGKLILVAGINKITWDLESALKRAKASAAPNGLRLNSSVPCAKTGTCVDCQVPDRMCRVVSILERCPAGRDAHVIIVLQELGY, encoded by the coding sequence ATGGCTGATCTCATGTCGCATAAGGCCAAGGCCGATGAGGTGCTGGCGGAGGGCGTGGCCCAGAAGCTTCGAGGCAGGGGGTTCCAGGCGTGGGTGGTAAGGGATGCCCAGGAGGCGTTGGCCAAGGTGCTTGAGCTGGTGCCCGAAGGGGCGTCGGTAGGCATACCTGGGAGCGTAACCATAAGGCAGATAGGTCTTCCCGAGGCACTGGACAGGCGGGGCAACCGGGTCATTCACCACTGGAAAGAGATGACGCCGGAGGAGCGCAAGAGGGTTCTTGTGGAGGAGATATGCGCCGACGTGTTCCTGTCCAGCGTCAACGCCCTCTCACAAGAGGGGCTCATCGTGAACGTTGACGGCACGGGCAACCGCGTGGCGGGCATCTCCTTCGGCCCCGGCAAGCTGATCCTGGTAGCGGGGATCAACAAGATAACCTGGGACCTGGAATCAGCCCTTAAGCGAGCTAAGGCCTCCGCGGCCCCCAACGGGCTAAGGCTGAACTCTTCGGTACCGTGCGCCAAGACCGGGACCTGCGTGGACTGCCAAGTACCGGATAGGATGTGTCGGGTGGTGTCCATACTTGAGAGGTGTCCCGCCGGAAGGGATGCCCACGTTATAATCGTCCTCCAGGAACTGGGATACTGA